Genomic window (Chitinophagales bacterium):
TGGCTTTTATATTGTTGATAGATAAAGCAACTTGCTCGTAGCTTTGCGTTTTTCCGTAATTGATTGTAAGTAGTTGTTGCCAAATTGTTTTTTGAAAAACGGTGCCTATTAAATCTAAAGGCAAGGAAAATATTTTTCTTTTCCTATTGAAGTATTCGTTTAACTCTTGAATTGCTTGTTGTGTCAGTTCATTTTCATCAAAAATTTCTTTGTATGCTTTTACAAATTTAATTTGAGTTATACCTATATCAGATGATTCTATATATATTAATCCAATTGGAGATTCGTAATAGGAATTGTACATCATTTGATTACAAGATACTCATTTTTAAAATGATTTATTTTAAATCATCTGTAAAATGACCTCCGTGTTTTCCTTTGGCAAATTTTTCGCTATTAAATGTAGTTGATTCTCCTTTAGGAACACTTAAACTTTTCCAGTCATTGTCTTTAATCATTCTTGCAATAAATACTATTTGACCTATGTGATAAGCGTAATGTGCTAACTGTCTGTTGATTGCATCTACAATGGTATGTTCTTGATTTCTAATATATATTTTAGTTTCAAAATTATCTTCAGTAATGCTATCTAATGCATCAAATAAACATTGCCAACCTTTGTTCCATTTTTGTAGCATTTCTGTTTTGGTGGTAATATTTGATTCAAATTCTGCATCTCTGTTTCTCCACGATTTTTCACCATCAGTAGTTAAAAAATCTGTCCAACGAGACAACATATTTCCACATAAATGACTTACAATAATTGCAATTGAGTTTGATGCTTCGTTGTATTGCCAAAATAAGTCGTTTTCGTTGAGTTGTTCAAAAGACTTTTCTCCTAGTAGTTTGTAGTACTCAAATTGTTTTGTTGCACTAGTGATATAATTTTGTTTCATAAATAAATTTAAACAAAATCTTGTTAAGAAACATGGAGATATTTCACTACGCTCAATATGACGAGAGTAATACTACTCAATTATTTCGTAGCTGTGTGTAATTGCTGCTACTTTGTTGAGCATATGCGTAACACTACAATATTTGTCCATTGAATAATTAATGGCTTTTTCTACTTTGGCTGCATCTAAAGCTCCTTTTAAAATGTAATGTACATGAATTTTTGTGAACACCATTGGATGCTCTTCTGCTCTTTCTCCTTCTACTTTTACATCATAATCTATCACTTCTTGTCGCATTTTTTGTAGCATAGACAAAACATCCATACTTGTACAACCTGCTAATGCCATTAACACTAGCGACATTGGTCTTGTGCCTTTATTTTCTCCGCCAATTTCTGGACTGCCATCCATGTTTACTATATTGCCATCTTCATCTGTAGCTTGTAAATGAACGGCATTGTTTACTCGTTTTAGCTCTATTTTCTTCATGATTTAAAATTACAATAATCTATCAAAAACAAGGTAATATTTAACAGTCCAATACGCATTAACCATTTTTTAACCAACCAGCAATGCTTAATCTATTTTTAGTAGTTGATGGCAAGACTTCATGTTCTATTTTATCGCTTTTAAACAAAACGGCTGTTCCTGCAAATGGTAAAATGCTTATGGTTTTATTTGGAAGATAGAGTTGCAAATTACCTTCATCTTCTGTTGTCCAGTCATCATTCAAATAAATAACTAGCGAAAATTGCCTCGCTCTGTCTGCTCTAAATTGGTCGAGATGTTTTTTATAAAAGCTGCCTTTTTCATAAAAGGCATAGTGAAATTCATAGCTATTGATATTAGTATAGCAAGTTTGATTTAAATACTGAATAAAACTATTTATTTGTTCAAACAATATTTGTTCTGTTTGATTTGAAGTATTATCTTCTATCCACGAAATAACATCGCCTCTTACTTTGGTATTTTTAGCATAATCGAAGTTTTTACCAATACCTGCTGGATGCATTTTGTCTTGTTGATAGCGTTGTAGCAGATTGTTTTTAAGTGCTAGTGCTGTTTCTGTTGTAATAAAGTGATTGGATATTGCATATTCGTTATC
Coding sequences:
- a CDS encoding DUF1572 family protein; the protein is MKQNYITSATKQFEYYKLLGEKSFEQLNENDLFWQYNEASNSIAIIVSHLCGNMLSRWTDFLTTDGEKSWRNRDAEFESNITTKTEMLQKWNKGWQCLFDALDSITEDNFETKIYIRNQEHTIVDAINRQLAHYAYHIGQIVFIARMIKDNDWKSLSVPKGESTTFNSEKFAKGKHGGHFTDDLK
- a CDS encoding 2OG-Fe(II) oxygenase, with product MQQNNLFEQMIQSLIDNEYAISNHFITTETALALKNNLLQRYQQDKMHPAGIGKNFDYAKNTKVRGDVISWIEDNTSNQTEQILFEQINSFIQYLNQTCYTNINSYEFHYAFYEKGSFYKKHLDQFRADRARQFSLVIYLNDDWTTEDEGNLQLYLPNKTISILPFAGTAVLFKSDKIEHEVLPSTTKNRLSIAGWLKNG
- a CDS encoding methylated-DNA--[protein]-cysteine S-methyltransferase, which codes for MYNSYYESPIGLIYIESSDIGITQIKFVKAYKEIFDENELTQQAIQELNEYFNRKRKIFSLPLDLIGTVFQKTIWQQLLTINYGKTQSYEQVALSINNIKAIRAVGSANGNNPIAIVVPCHRVIGKNGTLVGYAGELWRKKWLLDFEQNNIQTSLFD
- a CDS encoding OsmC family protein, whose protein sequence is MKKIELKRVNNAVHLQATDEDGNIVNMDGSPEIGGENKGTRPMSLVLMALAGCTSMDVLSMLQKMRQEVIDYDVKVEGERAEEHPMVFTKIHVHYILKGALDAAKVEKAINYSMDKYCSVTHMLNKVAAITHSYEIIE